In Apis cerana isolate GH-2021 linkage group LG6, AcerK_1.0, whole genome shotgun sequence, the following are encoded in one genomic region:
- the LOC107999143 gene encoding SLIT-ROBO Rho GTPase-activating protein 1 isoform X1, which produces MDEEEIDGVKSPIKRLGSTRKLLVFNNIRLQLNEQLRCLDIRMEAQVAIVAELQDFFRKRAELELDYSKSLDKLARSIQLRHKEQKQKREQWPLFSSYACWQQLINETKSLSRDHAALSEVYSTHLVGRLNQVMEDVQRIYKRCREIGYETHEEILRVLDELHTTMKTYQTYQTGSRQAETKLRVAEQQRSKLEVANAPPEKLARSKKYKLMEKEVNKRKVKYQEAKLKALKARNEYILCLEASNTTIHKYFVDDLSDLIDCMDFGFHNCIARALLMHCSAEEGRQRSLQSGAEQLAACVGALDSRADKQRFLESHHAAFMIPKKFEFQGQRGDEVLETPEPELQKLLHAEMEQRLAQLQQRLTSLRTESEEVWKTLETAEASLLEMLTAKDYDCSRYFGENAVPTSRPPETVQIKLRADRQETEEFYLTKFREYLLGTSRIARLDAKQEYIRQSLLDGSTASPNPSISTTKQKQARRKRIGRLQMNGQPKLFGGSLEEYLESTNQEIPLIMKSCIRVINLYGLHHQGIFRVSGSQVEINNFREWFERGEDPLADVTDASDINSVAGVLKLYLRELREPLFPIIYFEHLMELAQLESKQEFVNKMKELISSLPRPVVIVMRYLFAFLNHLSEFSDENMMDPYNLAICFGPTLVPVPEDKDQVQYQNQVNELIKNIITFCEEIFPEDIGGTQYEKYISREPDDVDVGDSPTDQAQEDMDSEVYPSEDESENLEATAQFDFNARSERELSFKKGDTLTLYTQVSNDWWRGALAGREGLIPDKYIMIKIKDEEREKELLKSSSEESMRRRTSSSADSVLSSNNSPLMGPSGNPNTWPPGTTSDMQSTTITTENSSNSGVIPAVVTNVPCISSTQPIISREECASRMAKVSTPEKEKHIFVTDHRTDPMSVIITNNTENEKILEFSESSQPQRNEDSEETERISLMSLDSGTKRGTSRKQHWKSQSMGDTVQQTTNSVQTSNIISQEEEPQEQPTFSANRELWQRRATSQTQLNPPAPPNHKIFRTSQEFREMRQKHTPDLVMDLPLSAQDASKKSASSSSLSSSDEETPTQPSRTEAATSPTGGPESPDMSTAAERFAKQNQCTLKKNTKSNPDASKLKRVETEHDPEQESEEIVRSTSSNQISDSMSLRSPLPPRSTPKIAAKFADMHLTGGSQVSSFKPQIKVKPTILRKPVLPFPHPHMSPELARKIEKQAQSTEQTN; this is translated from the exons ATATACGATTGCAGCTGAACGAGCAGCTGAGATGTCTCGACATCCGGATGGAGGCCCAAGTCGCCATCGTGGCGGAGCTTCaggatttttttcgaaagagaGCCGAGCTCGAGCTCGATTACAGCAAGTCTCTCGACAAGTTGGCCAGAAGCATACAGCTCAGACACAAGGAGCAAAAGCAAAA GCGAGAACAGTGGCCCCTATTCTCGAGCTATGCTTGCTGGCAGCAACTTATCAATGAGACTAAATCCTTAAGCAGAGATCATGCAGCTTTGTCAGAAGTATATAGCACACACCTCGTTGGTCGTCTTAATCAGGTGATGGAAGATGTTCAACGGATATACAAACGT tGCCGTGAAATAGGTTATGAGACGCACGAGGAAATTCTTCGAGTATTGGATGAGCTGCATACCACGATGAAAACGTATCAGACATACCAGACCGGGTCACGGCAAGCAGAAACGAAACTTCGCGTCGCGGAACAGCAGCGTAGCAAACTCGAGGTAGCAAATGCTCCTCCAGAGAAACTCGCGCGCAGCAAGAAATACAAACTCATGGAAAAGGAAGTGAACAAG AGGAAAGTTAAATATCAAGAGGCGAAGCTGAAAGCGTTGAAAGCAAGAAACGAATACATTTTATGTCTTGAAGCATCCAATACgacaatacataaatatttcgttgacGATCTTTCGGATCTTATCGAT TGTATGGATTTTGGTTTCCATAATTGTATTGCCAGAGCTTTGCTGATGCATTGTAGCGCAGAGGAAGGTAGACAACGTTCGCTACAATCTGGTGCTGAACAATTGGCTGCTTGTGTTGGTGCTCTAGACTCGAGGGCGGATAAACAAAGATTTTTGGAATCTCATCATGCTGCTTTCATGATTCCTAAGAAATTCGAATTCCAAGGACAACGAGGGGATGAGGTACTCGaa acTCCCGAACCAgaacttcaaaaattattgcacGCTGAGATGGAGCAACGATTGGCTCAATTACAACAAAGATTAACTTCCTTGAGAACAGAATCTGAAGAAGTTTGGAAAACTTTGGAAACAGCAGAAGCTAGTCTATTGGAAATGTTAACTGCAAAAGACTACGATTGTTCAAGATATTTTGGAGAGAACGCTGTTCCCACTTCCAGACCACCGGAAACCGTGCAAATCAAGCTTAGAGCCGATAGACAAGAAACTGAAGAATTCTACCTCAcg aaattcAGGGAATATCTTCTTGGAACCTCAAGAATAGCTAGGTTAGATGCAAAACAAGAATACATTCGGCAGAGCTTATTAGATGGTTCTACTGCTAGCCCAAATCCATCAATATCAACAACGAAACAAAAACAAGCTCGAAGAAAACGAATTGGTAGATTGCAAATGAATGGTCAACCAAAATTATTTGGTGGCTcattagaagaatatttagaaagcACAAATCAAGAAATACCTCTAATCATGAAAAGCTGTATCAGAGTGATCAATCTGTATGGTCTTCATCATCAAGGTATTTTCCGAGTCTCTGGCTCCCAggtagaaattaataatttccgaGAATGGTTTGAGAGGGGAGAAGATCCATTGGCTGATGTCACAGACGCATCAGATATAAACAGTGTGGCTGGTGTATTGAAGCTTTATTTGAGAGAATTAAGAGAACCACTGtttcctattatttattttgaacatttaaTGGAACTAGCGCAGTTAGAATCAAAGCAAGAATTCGTTAACAAGATGAAAGAATTGATTTCCAGTCTTCCAAGACCAGTTGTTATAGTAATGCGATACCTGTTTGCTTTTCTCAATca TCTCTCAGAATTTTCGGATGAAAATATGATGGATCCATATAATTTGGCAATTTGCTTTGGTCCCACATTAGTACCTGTTCCAGAAGATAAGGATCAAGtacaatatcaaaatcaaGTAAATGAACTCATCAAGAATATTATCACATTCTgcgaagaaatatttccagAAGACATTGGAGGTActcaatatgaaaaatacatcAGTAGAGAACCTGATGACGT aGATGTAGGAGACTCGCCGACAGATCAAGCCCAAGAAGATATGGATTCTGAGGTGTATCCATCCGAAGATG AATCAGAAAACCTTGAAGCCACAGCGCAATTCGATTTCAATGCAAGATCCGAAAGAGAGTTAAGCTTCAAAAAGGGAGATACCTTAACTCTATACACACAAGTCAGTAATGACTGGTGGCGAGGTGCCTTGGCCGGTAGAGAGGGGCTTATTcccgataaatatataatgatcaaGATAAA GGATGAAGAACGTGAAAAGGAACTCCTGAAATCGTCCAGCGAAGAATCAATGCGAAGAAGAACTTCTAGCTCTGCCGACAGTGTTCTTTCAAGTAACAATTCACCACTGATGGGACCATCCGGAAATCCAAATACTTGGCCTCCTGGTACTACATCTGATATGCAGTCTACCACGATCACAACAGAAAATAGCAGTAACAGCGGTGTTATCCCAGCAGTCGTGACAAATGTCCCTTGCATCTCATCAACACAACCAATCATCAGTCGAGAG GAATGCGCATCTCGAATGGCAAAAGTATCAACaccagaaaaagaaaaacatatctTCGTTACCGATCATCGTACAGATCCTATGTCAGTAATTATCACTAATAACACGGAGAATGAGAAGATATTAGAATTTAGTGAATCGTCACAACCACAACGTAACGAAGATAGCGAAGAGACAGAACGTATTTCTTTGATGAGCTTGGATAGTGGAACAAAGCGTGGAACAAGCAGGAAACAACATTGGAAATCTCAGAGTATGGGCGATACTGTACAACAAACAACGAATTCTGTTCAAACTAGCAACATTATCTCTCAAGAGGAGGAACCGCAGGAACAACCGACGTTTTCAGCAAATCGAGAGCTTTGGCAGAGACGAGCAACATCGCAGACGCAATTGAATCCACCTGCACCtccaaatcataaaatttttcgcaccTCTCAAGAATTCCGTGAAATGCGTCAAAAACATACACCAGATCTTGTAATGGATCTGCCGTTATCTGCACAAGATGCAAGCAAAAAATCAGCTTCATCAAGCAGTCTAAGCAGTTCTGATGAAGAAACTCCTACACAGCCATCTCGTACCGAAGCAGCCACATCGCCAACAGGGGGACCCGAATCTCCTGATATGAGTACAGCCGCAGAAAGATTTGCCAAACAAAACCAATgcactttaaaaaagaatactaAATCTAATCCAGATGCATCAAAATTGAAACGTGTAGAAACCGAACATGATCCCGAACAAGAATCGGAAGAAATCGTTAGATCGACTAGTTCTAATCAGATTTCAGATTCGATGTCCTTAAGATCACCTCTTCCACCACGTTCAACGCCTAAGATAGCGGCAAAATTTGCAGATATGCATTTAACAGGTGGTAGTCAGGTATCTTCGTTCAAACCACAAATAAAAGTGAAGCCAACAATCCTTAGAAAACCAGTGTTACCGTTCCCACATCCACATATGAGTCCCGAGCTCGCAAGGAAGATTGAAAAGCAAGCACAAAGTACTGAACAAACCAATTAA